One window of Flavobacterium dauae genomic DNA carries:
- a CDS encoding 2-oxoglutarate dehydrogenase E1 component, producing the protein MDRFSFLNAAHTSFFADLYDQYLTSPDSVEPSWRSFFQGFDFANEYNGSPVEQLSNAYEGSAETAKLAETVKKEFAVLRLIDAYRTHGHIVTRTNPLIENTGTNPQLSIEKYGLSQADLNVPFDAALSINLPKSTLQQIIDHLVNTYCTTIGVEYTYIPNEEKVQWIAKYFESKSNDLSTDQQKHILEKLVQAAAFENFFHTKYVGQKRFSLEGLEATIPALDAMIDAAATSGVEDVVIGMAHRGRLNILANIMQKPAQNIFTEFDGKDYADVADTFDGDVKYHLGYTSEKTTASGKKINLNLAPNPSHLETVGAVIEGVVRSKQDQLYPTNFSKVLPVALHGDAAVAGQGIVYEIVQMSKLRAYQTAGTIHLVLNNQVGFTTGYKDARSGVYCTDVAKVVAAPVVHVNADDTEAAVKAMLFALAYRMEFKEDVFVNLVGYRKYGHNEGDEPRFTQPILYKLISKHQNARNIYNARLLENKVIDNAYVGTLEDKYKAVLEDNLTAAKATEKATVIPFMQKEWEGYHIANANRMLQTYDTKVSRELLDDIAPSLTSLPEDKKFINKISKLIKDRYNMYYETNRLDWAMGELLAYGTLISEGFDVRFSGQDVQRGTFSHRHAVVKTEDTEQEYIPLNNIKSQNGQMRIYNSLLSEYAVLGFEYGYAMANPKALTIWEAQFGDFSNGAQIMIDQYIAAGEDKWGNQNGIVMLLPHGYEHQGAEHSSARLERYLQLCANHNMYVANCTTPANHFHMLRRQMITDFRKPLVIMSPKSLLRHPEATSTIEELTNGSFQTIVDDPKVQDKLAVKTLVFVSGKFYYDLQAEKENLGRNDVAFVRVEQLFPLDNDKLKEVIASYPNVDDYVWAQEEPKNMGAYGYMLMNFDLVKFRLASPAAAAAPAAGSSVRSKERYAHAIAKVFDKNL; encoded by the coding sequence ATGGATAGGTTTTCCTTTTTAAACGCTGCACATACCTCATTTTTTGCAGATTTATACGATCAGTACCTAACAAGTCCTGACAGTGTTGAGCCAAGTTGGAGAAGTTTTTTTCAAGGGTTTGATTTTGCAAACGAATACAATGGCAGTCCGGTAGAACAATTATCAAATGCTTACGAAGGTTCCGCAGAAACGGCAAAGTTAGCAGAAACAGTTAAAAAAGAATTTGCAGTTTTAAGACTGATTGATGCCTACAGAACGCATGGGCATATTGTTACCCGAACAAATCCTTTAATAGAAAACACAGGGACAAATCCTCAATTATCTATTGAAAAATACGGTCTTTCACAAGCCGATTTAAACGTTCCATTTGATGCCGCATTAAGCATTAACTTACCTAAAAGTACTTTACAGCAAATTATTGACCACTTAGTAAACACTTATTGTACCACAATTGGTGTTGAATATACGTATATTCCAAACGAAGAAAAAGTTCAGTGGATTGCAAAATATTTTGAATCAAAATCAAATGATTTGTCAACGGATCAACAAAAGCATATTCTGGAAAAATTGGTACAAGCTGCTGCTTTTGAAAATTTTTTCCATACCAAATATGTAGGACAGAAACGTTTTTCTTTAGAAGGATTAGAGGCTACCATTCCGGCATTAGACGCAATGATTGACGCTGCGGCAACTTCGGGTGTAGAAGACGTGGTTATTGGAATGGCACACCGTGGACGTTTGAATATTTTGGCTAATATTATGCAGAAACCTGCACAGAATATCTTTACAGAATTTGACGGAAAAGATTATGCCGATGTAGCCGATACGTTTGATGGAGATGTAAAATACCACTTAGGATACACTTCTGAAAAAACAACCGCTTCGGGCAAAAAAATCAATTTGAATTTAGCTCCGAATCCCTCACATTTAGAAACCGTTGGTGCGGTAATCGAAGGTGTGGTTCGTTCAAAACAAGACCAATTATACCCAACCAATTTCTCAAAAGTATTACCTGTTGCATTACACGGTGACGCCGCGGTTGCTGGTCAGGGCATTGTGTACGAAATTGTTCAAATGAGCAAATTACGTGCATACCAAACAGCAGGAACCATTCATTTAGTACTAAACAACCAAGTTGGTTTTACAACCGGTTATAAAGATGCTCGTTCAGGCGTTTATTGTACAGATGTTGCAAAAGTAGTGGCAGCACCTGTGGTTCACGTAAATGCAGATGATACCGAAGCAGCTGTTAAAGCAATGTTGTTTGCTTTAGCTTACAGAATGGAGTTTAAAGAAGACGTGTTTGTTAATTTAGTTGGATACCGTAAATACGGGCACAACGAAGGTGACGAGCCACGTTTTACACAACCTATTTTATACAAACTGATTTCAAAGCACCAAAACGCACGCAACATTTACAACGCGCGATTACTTGAAAATAAAGTAATTGATAACGCATACGTAGGTACTTTAGAAGATAAATACAAAGCTGTTTTAGAGGATAATTTAACAGCAGCAAAAGCAACCGAAAAAGCAACCGTAATTCCTTTTATGCAAAAAGAATGGGAAGGCTATCACATTGCAAATGCTAACCGTATGTTACAAACATACGACACCAAAGTATCACGCGAATTATTAGATGATATTGCGCCTTCATTAACATCGTTGCCCGAAGATAAAAAATTCATCAATAAAATTTCAAAATTAATCAAGGATCGTTACAATATGTACTATGAAACCAATCGTTTAGATTGGGCAATGGGCGAATTGTTAGCATACGGCACTTTGATTTCAGAAGGTTTTGATGTACGTTTTTCAGGACAGGATGTGCAACGTGGTACGTTTTCACACCGTCACGCAGTTGTTAAAACCGAAGATACCGAACAAGAATATATCCCTTTAAACAACATAAAATCGCAAAACGGACAAATGCGTATTTACAATTCGCTTTTATCTGAATATGCCGTTTTAGGTTTTGAATACGGATATGCAATGGCAAATCCAAAAGCGTTGACCATTTGGGAAGCTCAGTTTGGAGATTTCTCTAACGGTGCTCAAATTATGATCGACCAATATATTGCGGCCGGCGAAGACAAATGGGGCAATCAAAATGGTATCGTTATGTTATTGCCACACGGTTACGAACATCAGGGAGCAGAACACTCATCGGCTCGTTTAGAACGTTACTTGCAATTGTGTGCAAACCACAATATGTATGTAGCCAACTGTACAACGCCAGCGAACCATTTCCATATGTTGCGCAGACAAATGATTACCGATTTTAGAAAACCATTGGTAATTATGTCGCCAAAATCATTGTTACGCCACCCAGAAGCTACTTCAACCATTGAAGAATTAACCAACGGATCGTTCCAAACAATTGTAGATGATCCAAAGGTTCAAGATAAATTGGCAGTAAAAACACTGGTTTTTGTTTCAGGTAAATTCTATTACGATTTACAGGCAGAAAAAGAAAATTTAGGCAGAAACGATGTGGCTTTTGTAAGAGTTGAACAATTGTTTCCGTTAGATAACGATAAATTAAAAGAAGTTATAGCTTCGTACCCGAATGTTGATGATTACGTTTGGGCACAAGAAGAACCTAAAAATATGGGTGCTTACGGTTATATGCTAATGAATTTTGATTTAGTAAAATTCCGTTTAGCATCACCGGCAGCCGCGGCTGCACCGGCAGCAGGTTCATCTGTTCGATCTAAAGAAAGATATGCACACGCAATTGCCAAAGTATTCGATAAAAATTTATAA
- a CDS encoding polyprenyl synthetase family protein, which yields MNNFIDYKNAVADYIDQINFNKNPKELYEPIGYIATLGGKRLRPLLTLFAAEVFGAAPNEAIHAAVAIELFHNFSLIHDDIMDDAPLRRGKKTVHEKWNLNTGILSGDAMLILAYQYFENYEPAVFKDLAKLFSKTALEVCEGQQLDINFETRNNVSIPEYIQMIDYKTAVLVGAALEMGAIVAKTTPLNKEAIYNFGRHLGVAFQLQDDYLDAFGETATFGKQIGGDILENKKTYLYLKALENASEVDREELVKWYATKEDSQEKIDSVKQLFIKTNATGNMQLLIEEYTQKALQQLETLEIPYHFKEDLKEFALSLMNRTV from the coding sequence ATGAATAATTTCATTGATTACAAAAACGCTGTTGCCGATTATATAGATCAGATTAATTTCAACAAAAATCCAAAGGAGCTTTACGAACCAATCGGGTATATTGCAACTTTAGGTGGTAAACGTTTACGTCCGTTACTTACCCTTTTTGCAGCAGAAGTTTTTGGTGCCGCACCAAATGAAGCTATTCACGCAGCGGTTGCAATTGAATTGTTTCACAATTTTTCGCTGATTCACGATGATATTATGGATGATGCCCCTTTGCGAAGAGGTAAAAAAACCGTTCACGAAAAATGGAATCTGAATACCGGAATTTTATCGGGCGATGCAATGCTTATATTGGCATATCAGTATTTCGAGAATTACGAACCAGCTGTTTTTAAAGATCTCGCTAAATTGTTCAGCAAAACGGCGTTAGAAGTTTGTGAAGGACAACAATTAGACATTAATTTTGAAACCCGCAACAATGTAAGTATCCCCGAATACATTCAAATGATTGACTATAAAACCGCTGTTTTAGTGGGAGCTGCCTTAGAAATGGGTGCCATTGTTGCCAAAACAACACCATTAAACAAAGAGGCTATTTATAATTTTGGGCGACATTTGGGCGTTGCTTTTCAGTTACAAGACGATTATTTAGATGCCTTTGGTGAAACAGCTACTTTTGGTAAGCAAATTGGTGGCGATATTTTAGAAAACAAAAAAACATACCTGTATTTAAAAGCTCTTGAAAACGCATCGGAAGTTGACAGAGAAGAGCTTGTAAAATGGTACGCTACAAAAGAAGATTCTCAAGAAAAAATAGATTCGGTAAAACAGCTGTTTATAAAAACCAATGCTACCGGAAATATGCAGCTTTTAATTGAAGAATACACGCAAAAAGCTCTACAACAATTAGAAACATTAGAAATTCCTTATCATTTTAAAGAAGATTTAAAAGAATTTGCTTTATCATTAATGAATAGAACCGTATAA